One region of Streptomyces davaonensis JCM 4913 genomic DNA includes:
- a CDS encoding DUF1996 domain-containing protein, with translation MRRNTRRRPTGPRRATFAAIALILGGSGLVATNIYASATEGDGTSAQDGGATIDCPDVGAELTQVPDAARTDVDNELAALDGQITEAYKQLRAATPEQRQDTGFTDGSIMNPLEEQRGASIERIAVAIGNAAGERPEGLEALAGCELSVPEEQPEGGQGGNGPVAADFVDINTIQPNVQAPPAGEGASQGTFTTSCGVNENGLFNSDNVIVAPGVTNGAHHFHDYIGNQANNAFASDEDLAAADTSCENQGDKSTYYWPVLRLQNGTQEQDANSPGGGIEGNAGEIVTPKEVTLTFQGSPTGDVTAMPRLLRIITGDAKAFVNGTANANASWSCTGLEDRQLKDKYPLCPEGSDVVRTFKFQSCWDGRNIDSANHRTHVAFAAADGSCPGGFQAIPQLVQRIVYDVDAPSLDDGGRTTPLFAVDSFPEQLHKPVTDHGDFINVFDEALMGEMVDCINEGRECDAGALPQEPEQPEEPQQPEEPQEPEQPQEPENPAPTDDDGGQTEQPATEAPATEDPADEAPNTEAPADEAPADSAPADEPKTKATASPTRTAVAPAEEVGTATATPTPSQAAVGAEQEAPAYGTAPQTAGGSLADTGAKLWPAAAGAVLVIVGIVLLRQMRRRV, from the coding sequence TTGAGACGCAATACGCGCAGGCGCCCGACCGGCCCACGACGCGCGACCTTCGCCGCGATCGCGCTGATCCTGGGTGGCAGTGGGCTGGTGGCCACCAACATCTACGCCTCGGCGACCGAGGGGGACGGCACGTCGGCCCAGGACGGCGGGGCCACGATCGACTGCCCCGATGTGGGCGCGGAGTTGACGCAGGTTCCGGACGCCGCCAGGACTGACGTCGACAACGAACTCGCCGCTCTGGACGGCCAGATAACCGAGGCCTACAAGCAACTGCGGGCGGCGACACCGGAACAGCGGCAGGACACCGGCTTCACCGACGGCTCGATCATGAACCCGCTGGAGGAGCAGCGGGGCGCGAGCATCGAGCGGATCGCGGTGGCGATCGGCAACGCGGCGGGGGAGCGTCCCGAGGGGCTCGAAGCGCTGGCGGGCTGCGAGTTGAGCGTTCCCGAGGAGCAGCCGGAGGGCGGCCAGGGCGGAAACGGGCCCGTCGCCGCGGACTTCGTCGACATCAACACCATCCAGCCGAACGTCCAGGCGCCGCCCGCCGGGGAGGGCGCCTCCCAGGGCACCTTCACCACCAGCTGCGGGGTCAACGAGAACGGCCTGTTCAACTCGGACAACGTGATCGTCGCCCCGGGTGTCACCAACGGCGCCCACCACTTCCACGACTACATCGGCAACCAGGCCAACAACGCCTTCGCCAGCGACGAGGACCTGGCCGCGGCCGACACCAGCTGCGAGAACCAGGGTGACAAGTCCACGTACTACTGGCCCGTCCTGCGTCTTCAGAACGGCACCCAGGAGCAGGACGCCAACTCCCCCGGCGGCGGTATCGAGGGCAACGCCGGTGAGATCGTCACGCCGAAGGAGGTCACGCTGACCTTCCAGGGCAGCCCGACCGGCGACGTGACCGCGATGCCGCGGCTGCTGCGCATCATCACGGGCGACGCCAAGGCCTTCGTCAACGGCACGGCCAACGCCAACGCGTCCTGGAGCTGCACCGGTCTTGAGGACCGGCAGCTGAAGGACAAGTACCCGCTCTGCCCCGAGGGCAGCGACGTGGTCCGCACCTTCAAGTTCCAGAGCTGCTGGGACGGGCGCAACATCGACAGCGCCAACCACCGCACCCACGTGGCCTTCGCGGCGGCCGACGGCTCCTGCCCCGGCGGCTTCCAGGCCATCCCGCAGCTCGTCCAGCGCATCGTCTACGACGTCGACGCCCCGAGCCTCGACGACGGAGGCCGGACGACTCCGCTGTTCGCGGTCGACTCCTTCCCCGAGCAGCTGCACAAGCCGGTCACCGACCACGGCGACTTCATCAACGTCTTCGACGAGGCGCTGATGGGCGAGATGGTCGACTGCATCAACGAGGGCCGCGAGTGCGACGCCGGGGCGCTGCCGCAGGAGCCGGAGCAGCCTGAGGAGCCCCAGCAGCCGGAAGAGCCGCAGGAGCCCGAGCAGCCGCAGGAGCCGGAGAACCCGGCGCCGACCGATGACGACGGTGGCCAGACGGAGCAGCCCGCGACCGAGGCCCCCGCGACCGAGGACCCGGCGGACGAGGCGCCGAACACCGAGGCCCCGGCGGACGAGGCGCCGGCCGACTCCGCTCCGGCCGACGAGCCGAAGACCAAGGCCACCGCCTCCCCGACCCGCACCGCCGTGGCCCCGGCCGAGGAGGTCGGCACCGCGACGGCCACGCCGACCCCGTCCCAGGCCGCCGTCGGCGCCGAGCAGGAGGCCCCGGCGTACGGGACCGCACCGCAGACGGCGGGCGGCAGCCTCGCCGACACCGGCGCCAAGCTGTGGCCGGCCGCCGCCGGAGCGGTACTGGTCATCGTCGGGATCGTGCTGCTGCGCCAGATGAGGCGCCGAGTCTGA
- a CDS encoding GlcG/HbpS family heme-binding protein — protein MSTTLTTQDAEILLTAARRAADAAGVTVSVSVLDAGGHLLAFRRDDRALLISGETSTRKAYTALQLNSATADLVDAVKPDGPFHSLTTALDQPLLFIAGGLPVHRDGRLIGAVGVGGGAPEQDHAFATAAVATLH, from the coding sequence ATGAGCACCACCTTGACCACCCAGGACGCCGAGATCCTGCTCACCGCGGCCCGCCGGGCCGCCGACGCCGCGGGCGTGACGGTCAGCGTCAGCGTGCTGGACGCGGGCGGTCACCTGCTCGCCTTCCGGCGCGACGACCGGGCGCTGCTGATCTCCGGCGAGACCAGCACCCGCAAGGCGTACACCGCGCTCCAGCTGAACAGCGCGACGGCCGACCTCGTCGACGCCGTCAAGCCCGACGGGCCCTTCCACAGCCTGACCACGGCCCTGGACCAGCCGCTGCTCTTCATCGCGGGCGGCCTGCCGGTCCACCGCGACGGCCGGCTCATCGGCGCCGTCGGCGTCGGCGGCGGCGCCCCCGAGCAGGACCACGCCTTCGCCACCGCGGCCGTAGCCACCCTCCACTGA
- a CDS encoding carboxymuconolactone decarboxylase family protein has protein sequence MNARSITTEIPLRPRMTQDPSHLVPEMAEVSASLFKATGNQSVPRATISLVQLRAGQIVGSTYLTVLHTGFLRKAGESEERITSVSSWPDSPYFTAAERAALALVEAVLQPSAEGERVSDELYAQVAEHYDETALATLTIAIGQVNFFIALALVTKPVPGRSFTDPWA, from the coding sequence ATGAACGCACGCTCGATCACCACCGAGATTCCCCTGCGCCCGCGGATGACCCAGGACCCTTCCCACCTCGTTCCCGAGATGGCGGAGGTGTCGGCCTCGCTGTTCAAGGCCACCGGCAACCAGTCCGTACCCCGGGCCACGATCAGCCTCGTACAGCTGCGCGCCGGTCAGATCGTCGGCAGCACCTACCTGACCGTCCTGCATACCGGGTTCCTGCGCAAGGCCGGGGAGTCCGAGGAGCGGATCACCTCGGTGTCCTCCTGGCCGGACTCGCCGTACTTCACCGCCGCGGAGCGCGCCGCGCTGGCTCTGGTGGAAGCCGTGCTCCAGCCCTCGGCGGAGGGTGAGCGGGTGTCCGATGAGCTGTACGCCCAGGTGGCCGAGCACTACGACGAGACGGCGCTCGCCACCCTGACCATCGCCATCGGACAGGTCAACTTCTTCATCGCCCTCGCCCTGGTCACCAAGCCGGTACCCGGACGCTCCTTCACCGACCCCTGGGCGTGA
- a CDS encoding LLM class flavin-dependent oxidoreductase — MTATSDRQLHLNAFLMNAGHHDAAWRHPLTQPERVTDLRYFQQLAQTAERGLLDSVFLADGLALWGNVRHNALGGFEPLTLLSALAAVTEHVGLIATVSTTFNEPFHTARKFASLDHISGGRAGWNIVTSGTVNEARNFGQDTHLEHALRYARAREFVDVATKLWDSWEDDAILLDRERGLYADTAKVRDVEHRGEYFGVHGALNVPRSPQGYPLLVQAGSSEDGKEFAAQYAEAVFTAQQTLADGQAFYKDLKSRLARHGRTEDQLLVLPGIAPVIGSTEAEARALEQELTELQVPEYGLAQLSGMLGTDLTRLPLDGPLPELPEERDINGNKSRFTLVAELARRDGLTLRELIARLGAGRGHRVFAGTPEQVADQIQEWFTQGAADGFNIMPPHLPGGLEDFVDHVVPILQRRGLFRTEYTGRTLRDHYGLPRPANRLAASAGQPITA; from the coding sequence ATGACCGCGACCAGCGATCGCCAACTGCATCTCAACGCCTTCCTGATGAACGCCGGCCACCACGACGCCGCCTGGCGGCACCCCCTCACCCAGCCCGAACGGGTCACCGATCTGCGCTACTTCCAGCAGCTCGCGCAGACCGCCGAACGGGGCCTGCTCGACTCGGTGTTCCTCGCCGACGGCCTCGCCCTGTGGGGCAACGTCCGGCACAACGCGCTCGGCGGGTTCGAGCCGCTGACCCTGCTGTCCGCCCTGGCGGCGGTCACCGAGCACGTCGGCCTGATCGCCACCGTCTCCACCACCTTCAACGAGCCCTTCCACACCGCCCGCAAGTTCGCCTCCCTCGACCACATCAGCGGGGGCCGGGCGGGCTGGAACATCGTCACCTCCGGCACCGTGAACGAGGCCCGCAACTTCGGGCAGGACACCCACCTGGAGCACGCGCTGCGCTATGCGCGGGCACGGGAGTTCGTCGATGTCGCCACCAAGCTGTGGGACAGCTGGGAGGACGACGCGATCCTCCTGGACCGGGAGCGCGGACTGTACGCCGACACCGCCAAGGTGCGGGACGTCGAGCACCGCGGCGAGTACTTCGGGGTGCACGGCGCCCTGAACGTGCCGCGCTCCCCGCAGGGGTATCCGCTGCTGGTGCAGGCCGGTTCCTCGGAGGACGGCAAGGAGTTCGCCGCCCAGTACGCCGAGGCCGTCTTCACCGCGCAGCAGACCCTCGCCGACGGCCAGGCCTTCTACAAGGACCTCAAGTCCCGGCTGGCCCGCCACGGCCGTACCGAGGATCAGTTGCTGGTCCTTCCCGGCATCGCCCCGGTCATCGGCTCGACGGAGGCCGAAGCCCGCGCGTTGGAACAGGAGTTGACGGAACTTCAGGTCCCCGAGTACGGACTCGCCCAGCTGTCCGGGATGCTCGGCACCGATCTGACCAGGCTGCCGCTGGACGGACCGCTGCCGGAGCTGCCCGAGGAGCGGGACATCAACGGCAACAAGAGCCGCTTCACGCTCGTCGCCGAACTCGCCCGGCGGGACGGTCTCACCCTGCGCGAGCTGATCGCCCGCCTCGGCGCCGGTCGCGGCCACCGTGTCTTCGCCGGCACCCCCGAGCAGGTCGCCGACCAGATCCAGGAGTGGTTCACCCAGGGCGCCGCCGACGGCTTCAACATCATGCCGCCCCATCTGCCGGGCGGCCTGGAGGACTTCGTCGACCACGTCGTACCGATCCTCCAGCGGCGCGGCCTGTTCCGCACCGAGTACACCGGCCGCACCCTGCGCGACCACTACGGCCTCCCCCGCCCCGCCAACCGGCTCGCCGCGTCGGCCGGACAACCGATCACCGCCTGA
- a CDS encoding aldo/keto reductase, with amino-acid sequence MTTVPTVTLNNGVEIPQLGFGVFQVPDAETTAAVTEALKAGYRSIDTAAIYGNEAGVGKALAAAELAREDVFVTTKLWNADQGYDATLKAFDASLEALGLSYVDLYLIHWPTPARDLYRDSWKAIERLVADGKVRAAGVSNFQPAHLRRLIDGASIVPAVNQIELHPGLQQAALRALHSELGIATEAWSPLAQGAVLGDEAIVSIARRHGKSPAQVVLRWHLQLGNVVIPKSVTPERIRQNLDVFDFTLSDDEMAAVAALDRDLRTGPDPDAFN; translated from the coding sequence ATGACCACGGTCCCCACCGTCACGCTCAACAACGGCGTCGAGATCCCCCAGCTCGGCTTCGGCGTCTTCCAGGTCCCGGACGCCGAGACCACCGCCGCCGTCACCGAGGCACTCAAGGCGGGCTACCGCTCGATCGACACCGCCGCGATCTACGGCAACGAGGCGGGCGTGGGCAAGGCGCTCGCCGCCGCCGAGCTCGCCCGCGAGGACGTGTTCGTCACGACCAAGCTGTGGAACGCCGATCAGGGCTACGACGCCACCCTCAAGGCGTTCGACGCGAGCCTGGAGGCCCTCGGCCTCTCCTACGTCGACCTCTATCTCATCCACTGGCCGACCCCGGCCCGCGATCTGTACCGGGACTCCTGGAAGGCCATCGAGCGCCTGGTCGCCGACGGCAAGGTCCGGGCGGCCGGGGTGTCCAACTTCCAGCCCGCTCATCTGCGGCGGCTCATCGACGGCGCCTCGATCGTGCCCGCCGTCAACCAGATCGAGCTCCACCCCGGCCTCCAGCAGGCCGCGCTGCGCGCCCTGCACTCCGAGCTGGGCATCGCCACCGAGGCCTGGAGCCCGCTGGCCCAGGGTGCGGTGCTGGGCGACGAGGCGATCGTGTCCATCGCCCGGCGGCACGGGAAGTCCCCCGCCCAGGTCGTCCTGCGCTGGCACCTTCAGCTCGGGAACGTCGTGATCCCCAAGTCCGTGACCCCGGAGCGCATCCGGCAGAACCTCGACGTGTTCGATTTCACACTCTCCGACGACGAGATGGCCGCCGTCGCCGCTCTGGACCGTGACCTGCGCACCGGCCCGGACCCGGACGCCTTCAACTGA
- a CDS encoding ABC transporter permease, which produces MSTTTTTGTATAPSDTVQALSVGSPTKRDSPSPAARVRRVTRLLLTAVTKSAAIAALLLLWETAPRLGLVDRTFLPPFSEVAEAWWGLAADGQLADNARASLVRSFSGFGIAVAVAVPLGLLIGWYRPVADLLGPLLEVFRNTAALALLPVFVLLLGIGETSKISIVVYACTWPILLNTISAVRNVDPTLLKLARSMDLSAPRLFQKVILPASVPVMFTGIRLAGAVSILVLVAAEMIGAKAGLGYLINASQYNFAIPQMYAGIITISAIGVAFNQLLVTVERRLSSWRVPAGA; this is translated from the coding sequence ATGAGCACCACCACGACCACCGGGACGGCCACGGCACCGAGCGACACGGTCCAGGCGCTCTCCGTCGGGTCGCCGACGAAACGGGACTCCCCGTCTCCCGCGGCCCGTGTCCGCCGTGTGACGCGGCTGCTGCTCACCGCCGTCACGAAGTCCGCGGCCATCGCGGCCCTGCTGCTGCTCTGGGAGACCGCACCGCGGCTCGGCCTGGTCGACCGGACCTTCCTGCCACCGTTCAGCGAGGTCGCCGAGGCGTGGTGGGGGCTGGCGGCCGACGGCCAGCTCGCCGACAACGCCCGTGCCAGCCTGGTCCGTTCGTTCAGCGGATTCGGCATCGCGGTTGCCGTCGCCGTCCCGCTCGGCCTGCTGATCGGCTGGTACCGGCCGGTCGCCGACCTTCTCGGACCGCTGCTGGAGGTGTTCCGCAACACCGCCGCGCTGGCCCTGCTGCCGGTGTTCGTCCTGCTGCTGGGCATCGGCGAGACCTCGAAGATCTCCATCGTGGTGTACGCGTGCACCTGGCCGATCCTGCTCAACACGATCAGCGCGGTCCGCAACGTCGATCCGACCCTGCTGAAGCTCGCCAGGTCGATGGACCTGTCCGCGCCCCGGCTGTTCCAGAAGGTCATCCTGCCGGCGTCGGTGCCGGTGATGTTCACCGGCATCCGGCTGGCCGGGGCCGTGTCCATCCTGGTGCTGGTCGCCGCCGAGATGATCGGCGCCAAGGCGGGCCTCGGCTATCTGATCAACGCCTCCCAGTACAACTTCGCGATCCCGCAGATGTACGCGGGCATCATCACGATCTCCGCCATCGGCGTGGCCTTCAACCAGCTCCTGGTGACCGTGGAACGCCGACTCAGCTCCTGGCGCGTGCCCGCCGGAGCCTGA
- a CDS encoding ABC transporter substrate-binding protein, whose translation MATTASTRRQFLTLLGLSTVAVSCGTAGATAGKGGTKTLRYQGWAGQVTLPELAEDLGYLKDVKLEWVGNTISGPQDIQSAATGQVDFGGAFNGAVVKLAANNAPIKSVISYYGSDKHAYSGYYVLEDSPIRSARDLIGKKVGMNTLGAHAEAMLDIHLQREGLSPADIDKVEPLVVPPVNTEQSLRQKQIDVAVLGGVLRDKALATGGIRPLFTDYELLGAFSAGTYVMTERFLKQNPDTVRTFVTAVGKAIEWARTTPHEEVVARMTSIVKKRGRNEDAAALKYWRSFGVAETAGRITGKELQLWIDWLTERGDIDKGQVTLSDLYTNEFNAAPKSGS comes from the coding sequence ATGGCCACGACGGCATCGACCCGACGTCAGTTCCTCACTCTGCTCGGCCTCTCGACCGTGGCCGTCAGCTGCGGCACGGCCGGAGCCACCGCCGGCAAGGGCGGGACCAAGACGCTGCGGTACCAGGGGTGGGCCGGCCAGGTCACCCTGCCCGAACTGGCCGAGGACCTCGGCTATCTGAAGGACGTGAAGCTGGAGTGGGTCGGCAACACGATCAGCGGACCGCAGGACATCCAGTCCGCGGCGACCGGCCAGGTCGACTTCGGCGGCGCGTTCAACGGCGCGGTGGTCAAACTGGCCGCGAACAACGCCCCCATCAAGTCCGTCATCAGCTACTACGGCTCCGACAAGCACGCGTACAGCGGCTATTACGTCCTTGAGGACAGCCCCATCCGCTCGGCCCGGGACCTGATCGGCAAGAAGGTCGGGATGAACACGCTCGGCGCCCACGCCGAGGCCATGCTGGACATCCATCTCCAGCGCGAAGGGCTCTCCCCGGCCGACATCGACAAGGTCGAGCCCCTCGTCGTGCCCCCGGTCAACACCGAACAGTCACTGCGGCAGAAGCAGATCGACGTGGCCGTACTCGGCGGCGTACTGCGGGACAAGGCGCTGGCGACCGGCGGCATCCGTCCGCTGTTCACCGACTATGAGCTGCTCGGCGCGTTCAGCGCCGGCACCTACGTGATGACGGAACGCTTCCTCAAGCAGAACCCCGACACCGTACGGACCTTCGTCACCGCCGTCGGAAAGGCGATCGAGTGGGCCCGTACCACTCCGCACGAGGAAGTCGTCGCCCGTATGACGAGCATCGTGAAGAAGCGCGGCCGGAACGAGGACGCCGCCGCACTGAAGTACTGGCGTTCCTTCGGCGTCGCCGAAACGGCGGGCCGGATCACCGGAAAGGAACTCCAGCTGTGGATCGACTGGTTGACCGAGCGCGGCGATATCGACAAGGGCCAGGTCACACTGTCGGACCTCTACACCAATGAATTCAACGCCGCCCCGAAAAGCGGGAGCTGA
- a CDS encoding ABC transporter ATP-binding protein, with protein MTIVFEDVRKEFTVKDRAGNRQASRFTALDGIDLEIAAGEFVVLVGPSGCGKSTLLDLLGGLTRPTSGRILLDGEPVTGPGLDRGIVFQQYALLPWRTAQGNVEFGLEATGVPRRQRAARAKEFLDLVGLTGFEDRHPHELSGGMRQRVAIARSLAYDPQVLLMDEPFAALDAQTRESLQDELLRIWQRTGKTVVFITHGIDEAVYLGQRVAVMTSRPGRIKRIVPVSFDSRTATDDLRSSPEFARHRHEIWSLLHDEVARTQQLEKEEAAV; from the coding sequence ATGACGATCGTGTTCGAGGACGTCAGGAAGGAATTCACCGTCAAGGACCGCGCGGGGAATCGGCAGGCCAGTCGATTCACCGCCCTCGACGGAATCGATCTGGAGATAGCGGCCGGGGAGTTCGTGGTCCTGGTCGGTCCGAGCGGCTGCGGGAAGTCGACGCTGCTGGATCTGCTCGGCGGCCTCACCCGGCCCACCTCCGGACGGATCCTGCTCGACGGTGAACCCGTCACAGGGCCGGGCCTGGACCGGGGCATCGTGTTCCAGCAGTACGCGCTGCTGCCGTGGCGCACCGCGCAGGGCAATGTCGAGTTCGGCCTGGAGGCCACCGGCGTGCCCCGGCGGCAACGCGCCGCCCGCGCCAAGGAGTTCCTGGACCTGGTCGGCCTCACCGGGTTCGAGGACCGCCACCCCCACGAACTGTCCGGCGGCATGCGCCAGCGCGTCGCCATCGCCCGCAGCCTCGCCTACGACCCCCAGGTGCTGCTGATGGACGAGCCGTTCGCCGCGCTCGACGCCCAGACCCGGGAGTCGCTCCAGGACGAGCTCCTGCGCATCTGGCAGCGCACCGGCAAGACCGTCGTGTTCATCACCCACGGCATCGACGAAGCCGTCTACCTGGGTCAGCGCGTCGCCGTCATGACGTCGAGGCCGGGCCGCATCAAGCGGATCGTGCCGGTCTCCTTCGACTCCCGTACGGCGACCGACGACCTGCGTTCCAGTCCCGAGTTCGCGCGACACCGGCACGAGATCTGGTCGCTGCTGCACGACGAGGTCGCCAGGACCCAGCAGTTGGAGAAGGAGGAGGCCGCCGTATGA
- a CDS encoding oxidoreductase, whose translation MATNQNTQPWAVTALPDLTGRSAVVTGANSGLGLATVEALAGAGAHVVLAVRDPRRGESAAATVNGSVEVRRLDLADLASIREFAAAWHGDLDLLINNAGVMNIPEARTKDGFEMQFGTNHLGHFALTNLLLPHITDRVVTVSSGAHRMPGNPVIRFDNLDLTGEYKPMTAYSQSKLANLLFTLELQRRLGAAGSPVRALAAHPGWAATNLQGHDASAARRLFMALGNRLIAQDNKAGALPTLYAAVQDLPGASYVGPNGLFEMRGAPALVGRSDAASDPAAARRLWSVSEELTGVSFPELAAAARV comes from the coding sequence ATGGCAACGAACCAGAACACCCAGCCCTGGGCCGTCACGGCCCTCCCCGACCTCACCGGCCGCAGCGCCGTCGTCACCGGCGCCAACAGCGGGCTCGGCCTCGCCACCGTGGAAGCGCTGGCGGGCGCGGGCGCCCATGTGGTGCTCGCGGTACGGGACCCCCGGCGCGGCGAGTCCGCGGCGGCCACGGTGAACGGCAGCGTGGAGGTACGCCGTCTTGACCTGGCCGACCTGGCCTCGATCCGGGAATTCGCCGCCGCCTGGCACGGCGACCTCGACCTGCTGATCAACAACGCGGGTGTCATGAACATCCCCGAGGCGCGTACCAAGGACGGCTTCGAGATGCAGTTCGGCACCAATCACCTGGGCCATTTCGCCCTGACGAACCTGCTGCTGCCGCACATCACAGACCGCGTGGTGACCGTGTCGTCGGGCGCGCACCGGATGCCCGGCAACCCCGTCATCCGCTTCGACAACCTCGACCTCACCGGCGAGTACAAGCCGATGACCGCCTACAGCCAGTCCAAGCTGGCCAATCTCCTCTTCACGCTGGAACTCCAGCGCCGGCTCGGCGCGGCCGGCTCCCCGGTACGCGCGCTGGCCGCACACCCCGGCTGGGCGGCCACCAACCTCCAGGGGCACGACGCCAGTGCCGCCCGCCGCCTCTTCATGGCCCTGGGCAACCGCCTGATCGCCCAGGACAACAAGGCGGGCGCCCTCCCCACCCTGTACGCAGCGGTTCAGGACCTTCCCGGAGCCAGCTATGTCGGCCCCAACGGCCTGTTCGAGATGCGCGGCGCCCCGGCCCTGGTCGGCCGCTCGGACGCGGCGAGCGATCCTGCCGCGGCACGACGGCTGTGGAGCGTCTCGGAGGAGCTGACCGGCGTCAGCTTCCCCGAACTCGCCGCCGCGGCGCGGGTTTGA
- a CDS encoding TetR/AcrR family transcriptional regulator, whose amino-acid sequence MRNRSYHHGDLPAQLLARAEQTLREKGSGALSLRELARDIGVSPAAPSRHFKSKQALLDALALTGFERMADAIAASQEGVGETFAERLDAAARAYVGFAVADAALLDLMFSVKHSPEASEALSGAAHRWSELLLSLISEGQRRGEVQEGPLERVALPVFAALHGYVGLRVSGMLPPEVSENGLDDVIASILRGCRPQ is encoded by the coding sequence ATGAGAAACCGCTCCTACCACCACGGAGACCTGCCCGCCCAACTGCTCGCCCGAGCCGAACAGACCCTGCGCGAGAAGGGATCGGGCGCGCTGTCCCTGCGGGAACTGGCCCGTGACATCGGGGTGAGCCCCGCCGCGCCCAGCCGCCACTTCAAGTCCAAGCAGGCTCTGCTGGACGCGCTGGCGCTGACGGGGTTCGAGCGGATGGCCGACGCCATCGCGGCTTCTCAGGAGGGCGTCGGCGAGACCTTCGCCGAGCGGCTGGACGCCGCGGCCCGCGCGTACGTGGGGTTCGCCGTCGCCGACGCCGCCCTGCTGGACCTGATGTTCTCGGTGAAGCACAGCCCCGAGGCGTCGGAGGCGCTGAGCGGCGCCGCGCACCGCTGGTCCGAGCTGCTCCTGTCGCTGATCAGCGAGGGCCAGCGCAGGGGAGAGGTGCAGGAGGGCCCGTTGGAGCGCGTCGCACTGCCGGTGTTCGCGGCCCTGCACGGCTACGTGGGTCTGCGGGTGAGCGGCATGCTGCCGCCCGAGGTGTCCGAGAACGGACTGGACGATGTCATCGCGTCCATCCTGCGCGGGTGCCGTCCGCAGTAG
- a CDS encoding TauD/TfdA dioxygenase family protein, translated as MTTSTGFDVRRIGGRIGAEIHGVDLTTELAPALISEINTALLEHKALVFRGQHLDDAGQLRFAALFGELTTAHPTVPAVDGQPHILPVDGEEGIRANQWHTDVTFVRTPPKASTLRGIVIPPYGGNTLIANSAAAYRDLPEPLRELADKLWAVHTNDYDYAAPKSEKAAEHRRQFVSRKYRTAHPVVRVHPETGERGLFIGGFAQSIVGLGPSDSRDLLRLFQSYVTRPENIVRVAWNPGDVVLFDNRITQHYAPDDYGDLPRLLHRVTVAGDIPAGVDGKHSHVIEGDDASHYTPAAV; from the coding sequence ATGACCACCAGCACCGGATTCGACGTACGCCGGATCGGCGGACGCATCGGCGCCGAGATCCACGGCGTGGACCTGACCACCGAACTCGCCCCCGCTCTGATCTCCGAGATCAACACCGCGCTCCTGGAGCACAAGGCGCTCGTCTTCCGCGGCCAGCACCTGGACGACGCGGGACAGCTCCGCTTCGCCGCCCTCTTCGGTGAGCTGACCACCGCGCATCCCACGGTCCCCGCCGTCGACGGCCAGCCGCACATCCTGCCCGTCGACGGGGAGGAGGGCATCCGGGCCAACCAGTGGCACACCGACGTCACCTTCGTCCGCACTCCGCCGAAGGCGTCCACGCTGCGCGGCATCGTGATCCCGCCCTACGGCGGCAACACCCTCATCGCCAACTCGGCCGCCGCGTACCGGGATCTGCCCGAGCCGCTGCGCGAGCTGGCGGACAAGCTGTGGGCGGTGCACACCAACGACTATGACTACGCCGCCCCGAAGAGCGAGAAGGCCGCCGAACACCGCCGCCAGTTCGTCTCCCGGAAGTACCGCACCGCCCACCCGGTCGTCCGGGTCCACCCCGAGACCGGCGAACGCGGGCTGTTCATCGGCGGGTTCGCCCAGAGCATCGTCGGCCTCGGCCCGTCCGACTCAAGGGATCTGCTGCGCCTGTTCCAGTCGTACGTCACCCGCCCGGAGAACATCGTGCGGGTGGCCTGGAATCCGGGCGACGTCGTCCTGTTCGACAACCGCATCACCCAGCACTACGCCCCCGACGACTACGGTGACCTGCCCCGCCTCCTGCACCGCGTGACCGTCGCGGGCGACATCCCCGCCGGAGTCGACGGCAAGCACAGCCACGTCATCGAGGGCGACGACGCCTCCCACTACACACCGGCCGCGGTGTAG